From the Mauremys reevesii isolate NIE-2019 unplaced genomic scaffold, ASM1616193v1 Contig96, whole genome shotgun sequence genome, one window contains:
- the LOC120395118 gene encoding uncharacterized protein LOC120395118, with protein sequence MSQFSYSAMESTTSALWSPSSFSLREVAIIQSEPLCHTGEIMPFASWEASTHPIQAQPLSRLPAHSRQDRGEQTMGLDQTSVHSSDFNIRQKHLQRRLGAPQTPIPGEPLLGEGDTKQQLEVDPDPPKCGFPAKVPEPFRSNTSPQRAQEIQEPCVCPWGALPQKAHRIMASPDAILARLVPTAVVKLQDHVAQKCWQIQTKAFPKMVRESHRDAPLRRETALPGPLHPPREPGKHRTVAFPVMGQKPDHPIELHIRHQHPVMQRGLLTLDRESLAKLPHAVPARGARVEFSEMETDFLQTGRRSTSSSSSTRPPTPVEDITLETGRNDGAAGKQTNPQRCTLPAGVGLTSPPPGTTVAEKTLAATLQMYRSE encoded by the coding sequence ATGAGCCAGTTCTCCTATTCCGCTATggaatccaccacctctgccctctggagtcccagctccttttccctgagagaagTCGCCATCATTCAGTCGGAGCCCCTCTGCCACACAGGGGAGATCATGCCCTTCGCGAGCTGGGAAGCATCcactcatcccatccaagcccagcctctctcCAGGCTTCCTGCCCACAGCAGACAAGACCGGGGAGAGCAGACCATGGGTCTGGACCAGACTTCAGTCCATAGCTCAGACTTCAACATCCGGCAGAAGCATCTGCAGAGGCGACTGGGggctccacaaacccccatcccgggggagccattgctgggtgagggggacaccaagcagcaattgGAAGTAGACCCAGATCCgcccaaatgtggatttccagcaaaggtcccggagcccttcagatccaacaccagccctcagcgtgcacaggagatccaggagccatgtgtctgCCCCTGGGGAGCCCTGCCGCAAAAGGCCCACAGGATCATGGCATcccctgatgccatcctggccaggcTTGTGCCCACAGCGGTGGTCAAGCTGCAGGATCACGTGGCTCAGAAATGCTGGCAGATCCAAACGAAGGCCTTTCCTAAGATGGTGCgagagtcgcacagagatgctcccctccggagagagactgccctgcctgggccactccACCCCCCTAGGGAGCCAGGCAAGCACAGGACAGTGGCATTCCCAGTGATGGGACAAAAGCCTGACCACCCCATCGAACTCCACATAAGGCATCAGCATCCGGtcatgcagagggggctgctcaccCTGGACAGAGAGTCCCTGGCAAAGCTGCCTCACGCCGTCCCAGCCAGGGGAGCCCGTGTGGAGTTCAGTGAGATGGAGACCGATTTCCTGCAGACGGGGAGGCGAAGcacaagctcctcttcttccacacgTCCTCCAACGCCAGTGGAAGATATCACCCTGGAGACGGGCAGGAATGATGGCGCGGCAGGAAAGCAGACTAACCCACAGcgctgcactctgccagcaggggtgggtctgacatcgccacctccaggaaccacagTAGCAGAGAAGACACTCGCAGCGACACTCCAAATGTATAGGAGCGAGTAa